A single region of the Novosphingobium sp. SL115 genome encodes:
- a CDS encoding LacI family DNA-binding transcriptional regulator, with the protein MKAKREGKPTINDVARIAGVSKKTVSRVINRSPLLNEATREKVEAVIADLGYVPNPQARALALRRNFLIGLIHDNPNAQMVLGVQEGILSAIRDTEFALVVRPVNRRSPDMLDDVRSFLEQQRLFGVLLLPPISENDDLAALCEELGVSWVRMGSARLDGDEHMVASNDREAVGKAVGYLIERGHRHIGFVAGPEGFRSAAEREQGYRDAMAAAGLALDPAVMAEGNYTFETGHAAGERLLAADPRPTAIFASNDEMAAGVLHAAREQGIVVPDALSIVGFDDTAIAAHIWPPLTTVRWPIVAMAKAAALKLIDPADARKQPSHFLSDLIERASVASV; encoded by the coding sequence GTGAAGGCGAAACGCGAAGGCAAGCCGACGATCAACGACGTGGCGCGCATCGCGGGCGTTTCGAAAAAGACCGTCAGCCGGGTTATCAACCGGTCGCCGCTGCTGAACGAAGCGACGCGCGAAAAGGTGGAAGCGGTGATTGCGGACCTGGGTTACGTGCCCAATCCGCAGGCCCGCGCGCTGGCGCTGCGGCGCAATTTCCTGATCGGACTGATCCATGACAACCCCAATGCGCAGATGGTGCTGGGGGTGCAGGAAGGCATTCTTTCGGCGATTCGCGACACCGAATTTGCGTTGGTGGTGCGCCCGGTGAACCGCCGTTCGCCCGATATGCTGGACGATGTGCGCAGCTTTCTGGAACAGCAGCGCCTGTTTGGCGTGCTGCTGCTCCCGCCGATTTCCGAAAACGATGATCTGGCGGCCTTGTGCGAGGAACTGGGCGTAAGCTGGGTGCGCATGGGGTCGGCGCGACTCGATGGCGATGAGCATATGGTTGCGTCCAACGACCGCGAGGCGGTGGGCAAGGCAGTGGGCTATCTCATCGAGCGCGGCCACCGGCACATCGGCTTTGTTGCCGGGCCGGAAGGGTTCCGTTCGGCGGCGGAGCGCGAGCAGGGCTATCGTGATGCGATGGCGGCGGCGGGGCTGGCGCTGGACCCGGCGGTGATGGCCGAGGGCAACTATACCTTCGAAACCGGGCACGCGGCGGGGGAACGCCTGCTGGCGGCAGATCCGCGCCCCACCGCGATCTTTGCCAGCAACGATGAAATGGCGGCAGGCGTGCTGCACGCCGCGCGCGAACAGGGCATTGTCGTGCCCGATGCGCTGTCCATCGTGGGTTTCGACGATACCGCGATTGCCGCACATATCTGGCCCCCGCTGACCACGGTGCGCTGGCCCATCGTGGCCATGGCCAAGGCGGCGGCGTTGAAGCTGATCGACCCGGCGGATGCGCGCAAGCAGCCTTCGCATTTCTTGTCTGACCTGATCGAGCGGGCTTCGGTGGCTTCGGTCTGA
- a CDS encoding RpiB/LacA/LacB family sugar-phosphate isomerase, with protein MKIALIIENSQAAKSSLVHESLTAVAQPLGHEVFHYGMYTPEDKASLTYVMNGLLTGILLNSGAADFVVTGCGTGMGSMLAANAMPGVFCGLVIDPTDAFLFGQINDGNAISMPYSKGFGWAAELNLQDVYAKLFDGERGLGYPRERAAIMKTNRGILKDLKAASCRDMLTVLKTVDQDLLKATVAGEKFAEYFYANCKDEAIAAYLREVTA; from the coding sequence ATGAAGATCGCGCTCATCATCGAAAACAGCCAGGCCGCCAAGAGCAGCCTTGTCCACGAATCGCTGACCGCCGTGGCACAGCCGCTGGGCCATGAAGTTTTCCATTACGGCATGTACACGCCTGAAGATAAGGCTTCGCTGACCTATGTGATGAACGGGCTGCTGACCGGCATCCTGCTTAATTCCGGCGCGGCTGATTTCGTGGTGACCGGTTGCGGCACGGGCATGGGTTCGATGCTCGCGGCCAATGCCATGCCGGGCGTGTTCTGCGGCCTGGTGATCGACCCTACGGACGCTTTCCTGTTCGGCCAGATCAACGACGGCAATGCCATTTCGATGCCCTATTCCAAGGGCTTTGGCTGGGCCGCCGAACTGAACCTGCAGGACGTTTACGCCAAGCTGTTCGATGGCGAACGCGGCCTTGGTTATCCTAGGGAACGTGCGGCGATCATGAAAACCAACCGCGGCATCCTGAAGGATCTGAAGGCGGCTTCGTGCCGTGACATGCTGACCGTGCTGAAGACGGTGGATCAGGACCTGCTGAAGGCCACCGTGGCTGGCGAGAAGTTTGCCGAATACTTCTATGCCAACTGCAAGGACGAGGCGATTGCCGCCTACTTGCGTGAAGTGACCGCCTGA
- the kduD gene encoding 2-dehydro-3-deoxy-D-gluconate 5-dehydrogenase KduD, whose translation MMSSFDLSGRVAVVTGANTGIGQGIAVALAAAGADIAAVGRTPAEETAALVRGLGRKCELVGADLSSIAPVSSVVDYVVETLGGLDILVNNAGIIRRADAVDFTEEDWDAVVDTNLKSVFFLSQAAGRHMIAKAEKTGQRGKIINIASMLSFQGGIRVPSYTASKSGVAGLTKLLACEWAAKGVNVNAIAPGYIATNNTAALQADENRNRQIMERIPEGRWGSPEDIGGAAVFLASKAADYVQGHILAVDGGWLAR comes from the coding sequence ATAATGAGCAGCTTTGATCTTTCAGGCCGCGTCGCGGTCGTCACCGGCGCGAACACCGGGATCGGACAGGGTATTGCCGTGGCGCTGGCGGCGGCGGGGGCAGATATTGCAGCCGTTGGCCGCACCCCTGCGGAAGAAACCGCTGCACTGGTGCGGGGCCTTGGTCGCAAGTGCGAACTGGTGGGGGCGGACCTTTCATCCATCGCGCCGGTGAGCAGCGTGGTCGATTACGTGGTCGAAACGCTGGGCGGGCTGGATATTCTGGTCAACAATGCGGGCATCATCCGCCGCGCCGATGCGGTGGATTTTACCGAGGAAGACTGGGATGCGGTGGTGGACACCAACCTCAAGTCGGTGTTCTTCCTCAGCCAAGCTGCCGGACGTCACATGATCGCCAAGGCCGAAAAGACCGGGCAGCGTGGCAAGATCATCAACATCGCCTCGATGCTCAGCTTTCAGGGCGGCATCCGCGTGCCCAGCTATACCGCAAGCAAGAGCGGCGTGGCGGGGCTGACCAAGCTGCTGGCGTGCGAATGGGCGGCCAAAGGCGTGAACGTGAACGCGATTGCGCCGGGCTATATCGCCACCAATAATACGGCGGCCTTGCAGGCGGACGAAAACCGCAATCGCCAGATCATGGAGCGCATTCCCGAAGGCCGCTGGGGCAGCCCGGAAGACATCGGCGGTGCGGCGGTGTTCCTTGCCAGCAAGGCGGCGGATTATGTGCAGGGCCATATTCTGGCGGTCGATGGCGGCTGGCTGGCGCGATGA